One part of the Lapillicoccus jejuensis genome encodes these proteins:
- a CDS encoding AAA family ATPase: MATRLREIRLASFKSVRDARINVGPLTLVVGRNGSGKSNILDAVSVLSAMATGASLRDALDGGREGPLVRGGSEGCAPVGETRFAIGCSVDGAAGRLHLDVEVQTSPTVQIVSERLWSYRGDGQRRYWLASDPPNPHSADITARWESRKRGVNPPVTMRADQLLTSQVAVRVPVTSQAGRDVHERAAEMLSALNGVFLLDPVPHQMREYVPEKDAVLRRGADNLSAVLGRIASNSVARQELLDMTRSLSEAQVADLASVTSQLGDVMVTLTEHIGGEDRAIPARLMSDGTLRFLAIAAALLEPMQGDAPAERLLVVEELENGLHPSQASLLVSRLKAAAGDRRVQTLATTHSPAILDSLDGSDHQDVVVVTRDADGWSRVTRLVDFPDYFEVVGPSTLGSRAVDDALRPGAPDAGDVAQQSLAEIFGS; encoded by the coding sequence ATGGCAACGCGACTTCGCGAGATTCGGCTGGCGTCCTTCAAGAGCGTGAGGGACGCCCGCATCAACGTGGGGCCGCTCACGCTTGTCGTCGGGCGGAACGGCTCGGGGAAGTCGAACATCCTTGATGCAGTAAGTGTGTTGTCGGCCATGGCGACCGGCGCCAGCCTGCGCGACGCGCTCGATGGGGGTCGCGAAGGTCCCCTAGTACGGGGGGGGTCGGAAGGATGCGCGCCGGTTGGCGAGACGCGCTTCGCGATCGGTTGCTCAGTTGATGGCGCCGCCGGCCGGTTGCACCTGGACGTGGAGGTCCAGACCTCGCCTACCGTGCAGATTGTCTCTGAGCGCCTGTGGAGTTATCGCGGTGACGGTCAGCGGCGCTATTGGCTCGCATCAGACCCCCCTAACCCCCACAGCGCTGACATCACCGCGCGATGGGAGAGCCGAAAGCGGGGCGTGAACCCTCCAGTGACCATGCGCGCTGACCAGCTGCTGACGTCGCAGGTTGCAGTCCGGGTTCCAGTCACCTCACAGGCGGGCCGCGACGTGCATGAACGAGCAGCAGAGATGTTGAGCGCCCTGAATGGGGTCTTCCTTCTAGATCCAGTTCCACACCAAATGCGCGAGTACGTGCCAGAGAAGGACGCAGTCCTCCGGCGTGGCGCGGATAATCTATCTGCAGTCCTCGGCCGGATCGCATCAAATTCCGTCGCCCGACAAGAACTTCTTGACATGACCCGCAGCTTGTCAGAAGCACAGGTAGCCGATTTGGCGTCTGTCACAAGCCAGCTCGGCGACGTAATGGTAACCCTCACGGAGCATATAGGCGGTGAAGATCGGGCCATCCCCGCGCGACTGATGAGCGATGGCACTCTTCGCTTTCTTGCTATTGCTGCCGCCTTACTCGAGCCCATGCAGGGAGACGCACCCGCCGAACGCCTGTTGGTAGTCGAGGAACTCGAGAACGGACTACATCCCTCACAGGCCTCTCTGCTCGTCTCTCGGCTAAAGGCCGCGGCTGGTGACCGTCGAGTACAAACCCTGGCTACTACCCACAGCCCGGCAATCCTAGACTCATTAGACGGTTCGGATCACCAAGACGTAGTTGTTGTAACCCGTGACGCAGATGGCTGGAGCAGGGTGACGCGACTAGTGGATTTCCCTGACTATTTCGAGGTGGTCGGGCCATCAACGCTGGGAAGCCGCGCCGTGGACGACGCCCTACGTCCGGGCGCTCCTGATGCCGGTGACGTGGCACAGCAATCTCTTGCCGAGATTTTTGGGAGCTAG
- a CDS encoding ABC transporter substrate-binding protein, with the protein MRIVSLLPSATEMLFGLGAGDDVVGVTFECDTPAEARTRRVVSTSSLPEGLSPAEIDAVVSARVRAGEDLYHLDEGALAGLDADLVVTQDLCAVCAVDVDDVQAALGHLGCRADVLTLDPHTLDEVLGTLVTLGDAVGRGDEARAQIEDLRDRLDAVRLAVEGLPRPKVLLLEWADPPYAPGHWVPEMILAAGGEPTIGEVGGKSTRVTWEQALATPPDVVVVAPCGYDLAASAEQARELLAAGVLPDGVLVRAMDSNGCVARPGPRLVDGVEDLAKLLHPGELGGLSSAEVRRHH; encoded by the coding sequence GTGCGCATCGTCTCCCTCCTGCCGTCGGCCACCGAGATGCTCTTCGGGCTCGGCGCCGGGGACGACGTCGTCGGGGTGACGTTCGAGTGCGACACCCCGGCGGAGGCGCGGACGCGCCGGGTCGTGTCGACGTCGTCACTGCCGGAGGGGCTGTCGCCGGCCGAGATCGACGCCGTCGTGTCCGCGCGGGTACGCGCCGGTGAGGACCTCTACCACCTCGACGAGGGCGCGCTGGCCGGGCTCGACGCGGACCTCGTCGTCACGCAAGACCTGTGCGCGGTGTGCGCGGTCGACGTCGACGACGTGCAGGCGGCGCTCGGTCACCTGGGGTGCCGGGCCGACGTGCTGACGCTCGACCCGCACACGCTGGACGAGGTGCTCGGCACGCTCGTGACGCTGGGCGACGCCGTCGGCCGCGGTGACGAGGCGCGGGCCCAGATTGAGGACCTCCGCGATCGGCTCGACGCGGTGCGGCTGGCGGTGGAGGGCCTCCCCCGACCGAAGGTGCTGTTGCTCGAGTGGGCCGACCCGCCCTACGCGCCCGGCCACTGGGTGCCCGAGATGATCCTCGCCGCCGGCGGTGAGCCGACGATCGGTGAGGTCGGCGGGAAATCCACGCGGGTGACGTGGGAGCAGGCCCTCGCGACCCCGCCGGACGTCGTCGTCGTCGCGCCCTGCGGGTACGACCTCGCCGCGTCGGCAGAGCAGGCGCGCGAACTGCTTGCGGCAGGCGTTCTGCCCGACGGTGTGCTGGTCAGGGCCATGGACTCCAATGGCTGCGTCGCGCGCCCGGGCCCGCGACTCGTCGACGGAGTCGAGGACCTTGCCAAGCTCCTCCACCCTGGTGAGCTAGGCGGGTTGAGCTCGGCCGAAGTTCGCCGCCATCACTGA
- a CDS encoding anti-sigma factor family protein, with the protein MTPTSPPPSGDDLHLLLGAFVLGGLSEDEHRAFTQHLRTCPTCQTELAQVSGLPALLALVDPVDADALAPTSPTAATAVAVPGAPSYGEPVAPVALLAEVRRRRVRRRLLTAAAAAVLVVASVLSGLTLYPVVQQWRAGSDRIVATGPPGSRTVVSISLEPRTWGTQMVLDGDNLPTDGVFYLEVTDREGRSWEVASWTGTPSGQTTLQAACWVERSTISKLVIQTRDGWHVAEATVAAT; encoded by the coding sequence GTGACACCGACCAGCCCGCCCCCGTCCGGCGACGACCTGCACCTGCTGCTCGGTGCCTTCGTCCTGGGAGGTCTTTCCGAGGACGAGCACCGCGCCTTCACCCAGCACCTGCGCACCTGCCCGACCTGCCAGACCGAGCTGGCGCAGGTCTCCGGGCTGCCGGCGCTGCTGGCGCTCGTCGACCCGGTCGACGCGGACGCTCTTGCGCCGACCTCGCCCACGGCGGCCACCGCCGTGGCGGTCCCTGGCGCGCCGTCGTACGGCGAGCCGGTCGCCCCCGTCGCGCTCCTGGCGGAGGTACGGCGCCGCCGCGTCCGGCGCCGGCTGCTGACCGCCGCCGCGGCGGCCGTCCTCGTCGTGGCCAGCGTCCTGTCGGGGCTGACGCTCTACCCCGTCGTCCAGCAGTGGCGCGCCGGGTCGGACCGGATCGTCGCAACCGGCCCGCCGGGGTCGCGCACCGTCGTGTCGATCTCGCTGGAGCCGCGCACCTGGGGCACCCAGATGGTCCTCGACGGCGACAACCTCCCGACCGACGGCGTCTTCTACCTCGAGGTCACCGACCGCGAGGGCCGCTCGTGGGAGGTCGCGTCGTGGACCGGCACCCCGTCCGGGCAGACGACGCTGCAGGCGGCCTGCTGGGTCGAGCGGTCGACGATCAGCAAGCTCGTCATCCAGACCCGCGATGGCTGGCACGTCGCGGAAGCGACGGTCGCCGCGACCTGA
- a CDS encoding sigma-70 family RNA polymerase sigma factor produces the protein MVPLDEDAVAEIYREHAPALRRFVARTSIDHARVDDVVQETVLRVWRQAPEVASMRAYLFQTARNIMIDMHRAAGRRVTEVAEEHDDAHARRDPLETNPAVEIDRALDQMLVEDALARLQEAHRDVVLRLYYRRLTVAEAARELGVPEGTVKSRAFYAVRSLRAVLDEMGVTR, from the coding sequence GTGGTCCCACTCGACGAGGACGCGGTCGCGGAGATCTACCGCGAGCACGCGCCTGCGCTGCGCCGGTTCGTCGCGCGCACGTCGATCGACCACGCCCGCGTCGACGACGTCGTGCAGGAGACGGTGCTGCGCGTGTGGAGGCAGGCCCCGGAGGTGGCGAGCATGCGGGCCTACCTCTTCCAGACCGCCCGCAACATCATGATCGACATGCACCGGGCCGCCGGCCGCCGCGTCACCGAGGTCGCCGAGGAGCACGACGACGCGCACGCTCGCCGCGACCCGCTGGAGACGAACCCCGCGGTGGAGATCGACCGGGCGCTGGACCAGATGCTCGTCGAGGACGCGCTCGCCCGGCTGCAGGAGGCCCACCGCGACGTCGTCCTGCGCCTGTACTACCGCCGGCTCACCGTCGCCGAGGCCGCCCGCGAGCTCGGGGTGCCGGAGGGGACGGTCAAGTCCCGCGCCTTCTACGCGGTCCGCTCGCTGCGCGCCGTCCTCGACGAGATGGGGGTGACCCGGTGA
- a CDS encoding pyrophosphate--fructose-6-phosphate 1-phosphotransferase gives MAITRVALLTAGGYAPCLSSAVGGLIERYTELMPEVEIIGYRHGYHGVLSDTKVVIDDEARRSAHLLHAYGGSPLGNSRVKLTNAKDLEKRGLVKVGQDPLEAAAQRLADDGVDVLHTIGGDDTNTTAADLASFLKERGHALTVVGLPKTIDNDVVPIRQSLGAATAAEQGSRFAQNVLAEHGANPRMLIVHEVMGRGCGWLTGATAREYLRWRDAQEWVPSIGLTPERWGVHAVFVPELPIDLDAEAERLRGVMDDVGCVNLFVSEGAGVEEIVAQMEASGDEVPRDPFGHVKLDAVNPGAWFAQQFAKRIGAEKTMVQKSGYFARSAPANAQDLELIRQMVHVAVDAAVAGTPGVVGHDEERGDELRAIEFDRIKGGKAFDTAVDWFQDVLRATGQA, from the coding sequence ATGGCCATCACCCGCGTCGCCCTGCTCACGGCCGGGGGGTACGCCCCCTGCCTGTCGTCCGCCGTCGGCGGTCTGATCGAGCGCTACACCGAGCTGATGCCCGAGGTGGAGATCATCGGCTACCGGCACGGCTACCACGGGGTGCTCAGCGACACGAAGGTCGTCATCGACGACGAGGCGCGGCGCTCGGCGCACCTGCTGCACGCGTACGGCGGCTCGCCGCTGGGCAACAGCCGGGTCAAGCTCACCAACGCGAAGGACCTCGAGAAGCGCGGTCTCGTCAAGGTCGGGCAGGACCCGCTCGAGGCGGCCGCGCAGCGCCTGGCCGACGACGGTGTCGACGTCCTGCACACCATCGGCGGCGACGACACGAACACGACGGCCGCCGACCTGGCCTCGTTCCTCAAGGAGCGCGGGCACGCGCTCACCGTCGTGGGGCTGCCGAAGACGATCGACAACGACGTCGTGCCGATCCGTCAGTCGCTCGGCGCGGCCACGGCGGCTGAGCAGGGCTCGCGCTTCGCGCAGAACGTGCTGGCCGAGCACGGCGCCAACCCGCGGATGCTCATCGTCCACGAGGTCATGGGTCGCGGCTGCGGGTGGCTGACCGGGGCGACGGCGCGGGAGTACCTGCGCTGGCGCGACGCGCAGGAGTGGGTGCCCTCGATCGGGCTGACGCCGGAGCGATGGGGCGTGCACGCGGTCTTCGTGCCCGAGCTGCCGATCGACCTCGACGCCGAGGCGGAGCGGCTGCGCGGCGTGATGGACGACGTCGGCTGCGTCAACCTCTTCGTCTCGGAGGGAGCGGGCGTCGAGGAGATCGTTGCCCAGATGGAGGCTTCCGGCGACGAGGTCCCGCGCGACCCGTTCGGCCACGTCAAGCTCGACGCGGTCAACCCGGGCGCGTGGTTCGCCCAGCAGTTCGCGAAGCGGATCGGCGCCGAGAAGACCATGGTCCAGAAGAGCGGGTACTTCGCCCGCTCGGCGCCGGCGAACGCGCAGGACCTCGAGCTCATCCGGCAGATGGTCCACGTCGCCGTCGACGCGGCGGTCGCCGGCACCCCGGGCGTCGTCGGGCACGACGAGGAGCGCGGCGACGAGCTGCGGGCCATCGAGTTCGACCGGATCAAGGGCGGTAAGGCCTTCGACACGGCGGTCGACTGGTTCCAGGACGTCCTGCGCGCCACCGGCCAGGCGTAG
- a CDS encoding GNAT family N-acetyltransferase: protein MSTREPLEALTIRPERPEDHDAVRRLVGDAFGGPRVPDLLDDLRAGDGWVDLSFVAEARTDGRAQVVGHVAYTRSVLDAPDRLRDVLVLSPLSVDPAWQRRGVGRRLVLDSLAALGDRPEPLVLLEGSRAYYGRLGFVPAEPLGLRRPSLRIPPPAFQAWPLPAYDAAGGAATVRGTLVYHRTFWDHDCVGLRG from the coding sequence GTGTCGACCCGTGAGCCGCTCGAGGCCCTGACCATCCGGCCCGAACGGCCGGAGGACCACGACGCCGTACGGCGCCTCGTCGGCGACGCCTTCGGCGGGCCCCGGGTGCCCGACCTGCTCGACGACCTGCGGGCTGGCGACGGCTGGGTCGACCTGTCCTTCGTCGCCGAGGCGCGCACGGACGGCAGGGCGCAGGTGGTCGGGCACGTGGCCTACACCCGCAGCGTCCTCGACGCCCCCGACCGGCTGCGCGACGTCCTCGTCCTCAGCCCGCTGTCGGTCGACCCGGCGTGGCAGCGGCGGGGCGTCGGCCGCCGGCTGGTCCTCGACTCCCTCGCCGCGCTCGGCGACCGTCCGGAGCCGCTCGTCCTCCTCGAGGGCTCACGGGCCTACTACGGCCGCCTCGGGTTCGTGCCGGCGGAGCCGCTCGGGCTGCGCCGGCCGAGCCTGCGCATCCCGCCGCCCGCCTTCCAGGCGTGGCCCCTGCCGGCGTACGACGCCGCGGGCGGTGCGGCCACCGTCCGCGGGACGCTCGTCTACCACCGCACGTTCTGGGACCACGACTGCGTGGGCCTGCGGGGCTGA
- a CDS encoding GAF and ANTAR domain-containing protein — protein sequence MPSRPDLFTSEASTMPSTAPADPPTTAPSRLGVAFEQLAAVIYASADYDGINSALVSAAVELVDGCTHASLMLRGSRNDFRTVAATDDVARLVDELERRHHEGPCVDAIIEVAPQLVEDFRTDDQYPTLASAVVARTPVRSAAGFRIVVEDSKVGALNLFSDEPGGLDERSVDQAIVLASFASVALGAVNSRLQAATLAKGLDSNREIGKAVGLMMAFHKVGDDEAFALLRKASQDMNMKIAEVARQVVEHHNRR from the coding sequence ATGCCGTCCCGACCCGACCTCTTCACCTCGGAGGCCTCCACCATGCCGAGCACCGCACCCGCCGACCCGCCCACCACGGCCCCCAGCCGGCTCGGCGTCGCGTTCGAGCAGCTGGCCGCCGTCATCTACGCGTCGGCCGACTACGACGGCATCAACTCCGCGCTCGTCTCGGCTGCCGTCGAGCTCGTCGACGGCTGCACCCACGCCAGCCTCATGCTCCGCGGGTCGCGGAACGACTTCCGCACCGTCGCCGCCACCGACGACGTCGCCCGCCTCGTGGACGAGCTCGAGCGGCGGCACCACGAGGGCCCGTGCGTCGACGCCATCATCGAGGTCGCGCCGCAGCTGGTCGAGGACTTCCGCACCGACGACCAGTACCCGACGCTGGCGTCCGCGGTCGTCGCCCGCACGCCGGTGCGCTCGGCGGCCGGCTTCCGGATCGTCGTCGAGGACAGCAAGGTCGGTGCGCTCAACCTGTTCTCGGACGAGCCCGGCGGTCTGGACGAGCGGTCGGTCGACCAGGCCATCGTCCTCGCCTCCTTCGCGTCGGTCGCCCTCGGCGCGGTCAACAGCCGCCTGCAGGCGGCGACGCTGGCCAAGGGCTTGGACAGCAACCGGGAGATCGGCAAGGCCGTCGGCCTGATGATGGCCTTCCACAAGGTCGGCGACGACGAGGCGTTCGCGTTGCTGCGCAAGGCCTCCCAGGACATGAACATGAAGATCGCCGAGGTCGCGCGCCAGGTCGTGGAGCACCACAACCGCCGCTGA
- a CDS encoding SigB/SigF/SigG family RNA polymerase sigma factor: MSTSATTLALTHEDLTTRTTRLFAERDASTVARERAALEESLVRLHLALADGIASRYAGRGLERDDLVQVARLGLLKAVHRFRIDRGVAFPAFASPTITGEVKRHFRDHGWAVRPPRRLQELHARVGPTSRDLEQRLHRPPSQEELALALEVEPAELERALEAASGFTALSFDHRPGDDAPSLEQQLPAEDDGIGHVEDRVALRAAISSLTARERYVVSLRFDEDLTQSQIAQRLGVSQMQVSRILTKLLAHLREELEPVATLVPEAAPAAVVPVRRPVPADLPDVAPAPRAA; encoded by the coding sequence ATGTCCACCAGCGCCACCACACTGGCTCTCACGCACGAGGATCTGACCACCAGAACCACCCGCCTGTTCGCCGAGCGCGACGCCTCGACGGTCGCCCGCGAGCGCGCCGCGCTCGAGGAGTCGCTGGTGCGCCTGCACCTCGCCCTCGCCGACGGCATCGCCTCGCGCTACGCCGGTCGCGGCCTCGAGCGCGACGACCTCGTGCAGGTCGCGCGGCTGGGGCTGCTCAAGGCCGTCCACCGCTTCCGCATCGACCGCGGCGTCGCCTTCCCCGCCTTCGCGTCGCCCACCATCACCGGTGAGGTCAAGCGGCACTTCCGCGACCACGGCTGGGCCGTGCGTCCGCCCCGCCGGCTGCAGGAGCTGCACGCCCGCGTGGGCCCGACGAGCCGCGACCTCGAGCAGCGGCTGCACCGCCCGCCGTCGCAGGAGGAGCTCGCGCTCGCCCTGGAGGTCGAACCGGCCGAGCTCGAGCGGGCCCTGGAGGCGGCGTCCGGCTTCACCGCCCTGTCCTTCGACCACCGTCCCGGTGACGACGCCCCCAGCCTCGAGCAGCAGCTCCCGGCGGAGGACGACGGCATCGGCCACGTCGAGGACCGGGTCGCGCTGCGGGCGGCCATCTCGTCGCTGACCGCCCGGGAGCGGTACGTCGTCTCACTGCGCTTCGACGAGGACCTCACCCAGTCGCAGATCGCCCAGCGCCTCGGGGTGAGCCAGATGCAGGTCTCCCGCATCCTCACCAAGCTCCTGGCCCACCTACGCGAGGAGCTGGAGCCGGTCGCGACCCTCGTGCCGGAGGCCGCGCCGGCCGCGGTGGTCCCGGTCCGGCGACCGGTTCCGGCCGATCTGCCGGACGTCGCGCCCGCCCCTCGGGCCGCCTGA
- a CDS encoding guanine deaminase, producing MKGRPGPLLVRGTLVDAPHDPFTTGAPLRVEDDGGLLVVDGRIADRGAIADVRRRARDAGTAATELDLRGGLVVPGFVDTHVHLPQVRVIGGLGLSLLDWLTDWALPEEARLAEPSYAAGVATDFVHGLVEAGTTTALVFGSHFAPAVDLLLQEAERVGLRTTAGLVVADRVLRPELLTTPERAHAESVDLSSRWHDRGLARYAVTPRFSLSSSPELLDACADVLRDVPGTLMTSHVNENPREIEQVAAAFPQARDYVDTYDRAGLLGPGTVLAHDVHPTDAGLAAMAAAGSAVAHCPTSNAALGSGLFPLRPHVEHGVRVALGSDVGGGTGFSLLKEALQAQFTQSLLGPDGLPLEPAHLLWLATRAGALALGLGDETGDLSVGRSFDAVHLRPRAGTTTATVVEHAPDAVAAWRALVALGTTSDVAGVWVRGRRLDGDDDVRHDHLGDDSGQDDEARRARRPVG from the coding sequence GTGAAAGGCCGTCCCGGTCCGCTCCTCGTCCGCGGCACCCTCGTCGACGCACCGCACGACCCCTTCACCACCGGCGCGCCGCTGCGCGTCGAGGACGACGGCGGCCTGCTCGTCGTCGACGGCCGCATCGCCGACCGCGGCGCGATCGCCGACGTCCGCCGCCGCGCCCGCGACGCCGGCACCGCGGCCACCGAGCTCGACCTGCGCGGCGGGCTGGTCGTCCCCGGCTTCGTCGACACCCACGTCCACCTGCCGCAGGTACGGGTCATCGGCGGGCTCGGGCTGTCGCTGCTCGACTGGCTGACCGACTGGGCGCTGCCCGAGGAGGCGCGCCTCGCCGAGCCGTCGTACGCCGCCGGGGTGGCGACCGACTTCGTGCACGGCCTCGTCGAGGCCGGCACCACGACGGCCCTCGTCTTCGGCAGCCACTTCGCGCCGGCCGTCGACCTGCTCCTGCAGGAGGCCGAGCGCGTCGGGCTGCGCACGACCGCCGGGCTCGTCGTCGCCGACCGGGTCCTGCGCCCCGAGCTGCTCACCACCCCCGAACGCGCGCACGCCGAGTCGGTCGACCTCTCGAGCCGGTGGCACGACCGCGGCCTGGCCCGGTACGCCGTCACGCCGCGCTTCAGCCTCTCGTCGTCACCGGAGCTGCTCGACGCGTGCGCGGACGTCCTGCGCGACGTGCCCGGCACGCTGATGACGAGCCACGTCAACGAGAACCCGCGCGAGATAGAGCAGGTCGCCGCCGCGTTCCCGCAGGCACGGGACTACGTCGACACCTACGACCGCGCCGGGCTGCTCGGCCCCGGCACGGTGCTCGCGCACGACGTCCACCCGACCGACGCGGGCCTCGCCGCCATGGCCGCCGCCGGGTCGGCGGTCGCGCACTGCCCGACGAGCAACGCCGCCCTCGGCAGCGGCCTCTTCCCGCTGCGCCCGCACGTCGAGCACGGCGTGCGGGTGGCGCTCGGCTCCGACGTCGGCGGCGGCACCGGCTTCAGCCTGCTCAAGGAGGCGCTGCAGGCGCAGTTCACCCAGTCGCTGCTCGGACCCGACGGTCTGCCGCTCGAGCCGGCGCACCTGCTGTGGCTCGCCACCCGCGCGGGCGCGCTCGCCCTCGGTCTCGGTGACGAGACGGGCGACCTGTCGGTCGGCCGCTCCTTCGACGCCGTCCACCTGCGTCCACGGGCGGGTACGACGACGGCCACCGTCGTCGAGCACGCGCCGGACGCGGTCGCCGCCTGGCGCGCGCTCGTCGCCCTGGGGACGACCTCAGACGTCGCCGGGGTCTGGGTCCGCGGCCGCCGGCTGGACGGCGACGACGACGTCCGGCACGACCACCTCGGGGACGACTCCGGGCAGGACGACGAGGCGCGGCGCGCCCGCCGGCCGGTCGGCTGA
- the xdhC gene encoding xanthine dehydrogenase accessory protein XdhC, giving the protein MSAPGPTRQAAGTWLDALARAREDRVPAVLVTVATVRGHAPRAAGAKMVVTADGTWDSVGGGDLEAEAVTRARTMLATGAREPVALDAALTEHAPTRHGVQCCGGEVTLLLDPVPVPPAVCVVGLGHVGAELVRVLSRHDLDLHLVDSREAYVAPYRRDRGGPPAALLDARARLHPHHCPVPELGLTELPTGTHVLVMTHDHAEDVAVVDVALRTDRVASIGLIGSAAKRSRFERRLRAEGHDDAALARVRTPVGLTDLPGKEPATIALGIAVELLRILAEQPATTPAATR; this is encoded by the coding sequence GTGAGCGCCCCGGGGCCCACCCGTCAGGCCGCCGGCACGTGGCTCGACGCCCTCGCCCGCGCCCGCGAGGACCGCGTCCCCGCCGTCCTCGTCACCGTCGCGACCGTGCGCGGCCACGCCCCGCGGGCCGCCGGCGCCAAGATGGTCGTCACCGCCGACGGCACGTGGGACAGCGTCGGCGGCGGCGACCTCGAGGCCGAGGCGGTCACCCGCGCCCGCACGATGCTCGCCACCGGCGCCCGCGAGCCGGTCGCCCTCGACGCCGCCCTCACCGAGCACGCGCCCACCCGGCACGGGGTCCAGTGCTGCGGCGGTGAGGTCACCCTGCTGCTCGACCCGGTCCCCGTACCCCCTGCGGTCTGCGTCGTCGGCCTCGGCCACGTCGGCGCCGAGCTGGTCCGGGTCCTCTCCCGGCACGACCTCGACCTGCACCTCGTCGACTCCCGGGAGGCGTACGTCGCGCCGTACCGACGCGATCGCGGCGGTCCGCCGGCGGCCCTGCTCGACGCGCGTGCCCGCCTGCACCCGCACCACTGCCCCGTCCCCGAGCTCGGCCTCACCGAGCTGCCGACCGGGACGCACGTGCTCGTCATGACCCACGACCACGCCGAGGACGTCGCGGTCGTCGACGTGGCGCTGCGCACCGACCGCGTCGCGAGCATCGGCCTCATCGGGTCGGCGGCCAAGCGGAGCCGGTTCGAGCGCCGGCTGCGCGCCGAGGGCCACGACGACGCCGCCCTGGCCCGGGTCCGCACCCCCGTGGGCCTCACCGACCTGCCCGGCAAGGAGCCGGCGACCATCGCCCTCGGCATCGCCGTCGAGCTGCTGCGGATCCTCGCCGAGCAGCCCGCGACCACCCCGGCGGCCACCCGGTGA